One genomic segment of Spiroplasma endosymbiont of Poecilobothrus nobilitatus includes these proteins:
- a CDS encoding transposase — protein sequence MGNKTSYSEEFKKQIVMLYKNGKSFINLGQEYNLPKPTIYSWVKNYNNSGSFKAKDNRTLEENEIITLRKELKDLKMENDILKQAALIMAKK from the coding sequence ATGGGAAATAAAACTTCATACTCTGAAGAATTTAAAAAACAAATTGTCATGCTATATAAAAATGGTAAAAGTTTTATTAATCTAGGGCAAGAATATAATTTACCAAAACCAACTATTTATAGTTGAGTTAAAAATTATAATAATTCTGGTTCATTTAAAGCAAAAGACAATCGCACACTAGAAGAAAATGAAATAATAACTTTACGAAAAGAACTTAAAGACTTGAAAATGGAAAATGACATTTTAAAGCAAGCCGCACTGATAATGGCCAAAAAATAA